The nucleotide window TTGAAAGGCTTCATTACGCCCCATAATCGCGACAATCGACCAATCAAGACCTTGGATGTACAACGGCGCATACGCAGCGAGCAAATCTTCCCGCAGACCGCTGCGATACTCTCCTTCCCCGGTTGTGCCGGAAGCAGCCGCGCGTTCAAATTCTTCATCTAACATTTGCAGCAAGATGGTGGTGTCGGTCTGGTCGACCATCTCCAGCGTTGCGTCGTCCATTCCGCCTCGTTTTAATTTTTTTAAGTAAGCTTCTTTATTCTCGCTGAGTTGGCGGTCGTCATTGCGCAATGTCCGGTCTGACGCGACCAACAACAGCTGGCCGGTTTTCCCAAGGCCAATTTCTTCCCATTGCCCCATCACGGTTACCATGTTGTTGATTTCCCAGATTGAAAGTTGAAACACGGCAACGCCCACCAGTTGGTCTTCGTTATAAATGGGCGACGCGACAAATGCGGCGGGAATATTATGTGACGGCTCAAAATGTTCAAAATCAACCACCACAACGCCTTCGGGTTCTTGCGCCAATTTAGCTTGTTGAAATGCGCGGGCCAGATTGGTTTCTCTATACGGTCCGGTTTCAAGATTGGTCGCGAAGTCAAACTCTTTCGCCACCGAATACACAATGGAACCGTCAGGCTCAATCAACAATAAATCATGGAAGCCAAACCGATTTGAATAATTCCGCAATAAGGGATGGAAGCGCTCGTGATGATGGCTATAGAGAGAGTCGTCGTCAGCGCGATCTAACGCTTGTTTTTCCCCTTCGGGCTTTGGATTTTCCGTAATATAAAGGCACTGTAAAATTCGCGAAGCCGGAGACGGTGGATACCAACGCGCCGCCGAACCTTCTGGAGCGCCAGGGGTCGACGCGGCTTGTTGCTGATAAAAATTTTTTAAATTCGTTTCATACGTTTCCCGGTTTTCATCAAACGCCGATGGCGGCGACGCGCCCAGAAATTCATACCCTTGCGTGAACGCCATCATCGCTTCGACCGTCATCAGGTCTTCGGATATAGTGATAATTTGGTCTTCGATCCGCGAAAAATAATTTTCAATCTGATGTTTTTTGGTTTCGCGAATTGACTTGAGTTGGTTGTGCGCCGCCTCTTCCAGATAACCAATGGAACGAAAATAGGTCATCGTTCCCATGAGCGCGATGGGCGTGATTCCAATCAACAAAAGAAGAAAAAAAAGTTTGGCCCGGATGGTGGTTCTGTCCCAATGCATATCAGCCATTCGCTTGTCTCCGCATGTTCCCTTATTAGTCGTAAAGCGATTCAAATAGTATAGCGGTCTTTCATCCGCAAGACGATTCTGCGCGGAGTGAAATATATATTTCAGGTTCTTCCGGTATTTGGGTACTTTATCACAAATTGAATTGCGTTTTTTGACGCTTTTTCGTGAATTCCTGATCTTTCGCTGTATCAGGAATGGTACAACTCTGCTCGCTTCAGTGCGGGCTTTCA belongs to Candidatus Hinthialibacter antarcticus and includes:
- a CDS encoding methyl-accepting chemotaxis protein, coding for MADMHWDRTTIRAKLFFLLLLIGITPIALMGTMTYFRSIGYLEEAAHNQLKSIRETKKHQIENYFSRIEDQIITISEDLMTVEAMMAFTQGYEFLGASPPSAFDENRETYETNLKNFYQQQAASTPGAPEGSAARWYPPSPASRILQCLYITENPKPEGEKQALDRADDDSLYSHHHERFHPLLRNYSNRFGFHDLLLIEPDGSIVYSVAKEFDFATNLETGPYRETNLARAFQQAKLAQEPEGVVVVDFEHFEPSHNIPAAFVASPIYNEDQLVGVAVFQLSIWEINNMVTVMGQWEEIGLGKTGQLLLVASDRTLRNDDRQLSENKEAYLKKLKRGGMDDATLEMVDQTDTTILLQMLDEEFERAAASGTTGEGEYRSGLREDLLAAYAPLYIQGLDWSIVAIMGRNEAFQLANKIGRGILVNFGIVLLIVFLFGAPIIRSISHSIKLVSRELEDLASGEADLTRRIPEKCTGEMGLLACSFNTLMDNLSQMVKQVQRVGIQVTSSTTQIAASARQLESTVAEQASSTNQVVATAKEISATSRELLSTMEDVAELGGKNLELVQTGRYGLDEIDGTMHRLVESTSSFSSKLGAINDKANNINSIITTITKVADQTNLLSLNAAIEAEKAGEYGQGFSVVAREIRRLADQTAVATLDIEKMVREMLSAVSTGVMEMDRFSKEVEKAVEDIRVNGEQLSEIIQNQEAIAPQFQSVTEGMNLQSQGALQITQAMVQLSEGAEQTANSLREFNNATTQLNEAAQRLQKEFSRFRVLDS